In Deinococcus carri, the genomic window TTAGTGGCGCAGGCCCCTCGCCCAAGTGCGGCGAGGGGCCTGCCAGGGTTCCAGCGTCACACGCCCAGGTAGGCCTTGATGATGTCCGGGTCGCCCATCAATTCGCGGCTGGGGCCTTCCTTGACCAGATGCCCCAGTTCCAGCACGTAGGTCCGGTCGGTGACCTTGAGGACCTGCCGGACGTTTTGCTCGACCAGCAGGACCGTCAGGCCCAGCTCGCGCAGGGAGCCGATCACGCGCATCACCTCGGACACGACCAGCGGGGCCAGGCCCAGCGAGGGTTCGTCCATCAGCAGCACCTCCGGCTCGCTCATCAGGGCGCGGCCGATGGCAACCATCTGCTGCTCGCCGCCGGAGAGGGCCGCGGCGGGGGCCAGGCGTTTTTCGGTGAGGCGGGGAAAGAAGTCGTAGACCTTCTGAAGATTCGCGGCGCGGTGGGCACGAGTGCGCGGCAGGTACGCGCCCATCAGCAGGTTCTCCTCGACGGACATCTGGCCGAACAGCTGGCGGCCCATCGGAACGTGCGCCACGCCCAACTCAGTGATGCGGTGTGGCGGCACGCCGTTCAGGTTCTGGCCGCGGTAGGTGGCCGCGCCTGCCCTGGCCCGTAGCATCCCCGACAGCACGCGCAGGATGGTGCTCTTGCCGCTGCCGTTGCCGCCGACCAGGCCGACCAGCTCCCCCTTGTCCACGTGCAGCGAGACACCGAATACCACCTGCACCTCGCCGTAGGCCACCTCCAGGCCCTCCACATTCAGCACGCGGTCGCGGATAGGGGTGGGGGCGGGTTGGGGCTGGACACTAGTCATGCTCGTCTCCCAGGTAGGCGCGAATCACGTCGGGGTGAGTGGCGACGGCCTGCGGCTGACCCTCCGCGAGCAGTTCACCAAAAGCCATGCAAATGACGTGGTCAGAGAGGGTCATGATCACGTGCATGATGTGCTCGACCATCACGATGCCCAGGCCCGACGCGGCCAGCGTGCGGATCAGGGCCACCATCTCCTGCTGGGCGGGCGGGTTCAGACCCGCGATGCTCTCGTCGAGAAAGAG contains:
- a CDS encoding ABC transporter ATP-binding protein, coding for MTSVQPQPAPTPIRDRVLNVEGLEVAYGEVQVVFGVSLHVDKGELVGLVGGNGSGKSTILRVLSGMLRARAGAATYRGQNLNGVPPHRITELGVAHVPMGRQLFGQMSVEENLLMGAYLPRTRAHRAANLQKVYDFFPRLTEKRLAPAAALSGGEQQMVAIGRALMSEPEVLLMDEPSLGLAPLVVSEVMRVIGSLRELGLTVLLVEQNVRQVLKVTDRTYVLELGHLVKEGPSRELMGDPDIIKAYLGV